One region of Qipengyuania gaetbuli genomic DNA includes:
- a CDS encoding CPBP family intramembrane glutamic endopeptidase: MTQMIFSDEPAKGWIPPIIAAPFICIFLVAISLLPTDFLLEGLGFTDAKGSPKGTMGLFLILASFIFMGLAIFAWVRWVEKRSLASIGLRGEQPFRKFLVGLALGIAFMGGIVAAIAFAGGYRVADLFPAFASPAALGWIVLLLAGFTLQASIEEIAFRGWLFSTIMRRWNAPAAYILTAAAFTFLHFSPGKPLLPLAMTFVFSIFACAWVQRSNSVWGVMGWHVGWNWFGGTAFDVPITGLETGLPALVVELVPVGPSWLNGGGEGPEGSVFTVALLIVASLCMLLVTKQRERSAIDPPRSADQP, translated from the coding sequence ATGACCCAGATGATCTTTTCCGACGAGCCGGCCAAGGGCTGGATACCGCCGATTATCGCTGCTCCCTTTATCTGCATTTTCCTGGTGGCCATCAGCCTCCTGCCGACCGATTTCCTGCTCGAAGGCCTCGGCTTCACCGACGCGAAAGGTTCACCGAAGGGGACCATGGGGCTGTTCCTAATCCTGGCTTCGTTCATCTTCATGGGGCTGGCGATCTTCGCCTGGGTGCGCTGGGTCGAAAAGAGAAGCCTCGCAAGTATCGGCCTTCGCGGAGAGCAACCGTTCAGGAAGTTCCTGGTCGGGCTCGCACTGGGCATTGCCTTCATGGGCGGGATCGTGGCTGCGATAGCATTCGCTGGCGGATACCGTGTAGCTGACCTGTTTCCGGCCTTCGCCAGCCCGGCGGCGCTCGGCTGGATCGTCCTCTTGCTCGCCGGCTTTACCCTGCAAGCGAGCATCGAGGAGATCGCCTTTCGCGGCTGGTTGTTTTCGACCATCATGCGGCGCTGGAATGCGCCTGCCGCCTACATATTGACGGCCGCGGCCTTCACCTTCCTTCACTTCTCGCCCGGGAAGCCCCTGTTGCCGCTGGCCATGACCTTCGTCTTTTCGATTTTCGCCTGCGCTTGGGTGCAGCGCTCGAATTCGGTCTGGGGTGTGATGGGCTGGCACGTCGGCTGGAACTGGTTCGGAGGCACCGCTTTTGATGTGCCGATCACGGGTCTGGAGACCGGTCTGCCCGCACTGGTGGTGGAATTGGTGCCTGTCGGGCCGTCCTGGCTCAATGGTGGGGGGGAAGGACCGGAAGGGAGTGTGTTTACGGTTGCCCT